In the genome of Anaerolineaceae bacterium oral taxon 439, the window CATTCACGCCTCCCGTTCCGGTTCCCATTGAAAATCATAGCGCTTTCAGGAAAGAAGTTCCTCATAATAATCCCTGTCTTCATCTTGAAACACGTTAAACACAACCCGCCCCATCCGTCCCGGATTTTCCGCCAGCCAGCCGACCGCCGACGAAACGGCAATCTCCGCGGCGCGTCGTTTCGGAAAGCGAAAAACGCCCGTCGACAGGCAGCAGGAAGCTACGCTGCGAAGTCCTTCCGCCGCGCAGAGGTCGAGCGTATTCCGATAACAGGCCGCCAACGCCTGCTCATCCGCCGCCGTCAGCTCCTCCCGGACAATCGGACCCACGACGTGGATCACCTTTTTCGCCGGAAGGTTATAGCCGTCGGTGATCGTCGGAACCGCTGTCGGCTGCGTATATTCCTCCCCATACAGCGCTTTCAGCGCCTCCATTTTCCGTTCGCATGCCTCCCGCAGCTGAACCCCGGCGAACGTATGGATCGCGTTATCGATACAGCCATGGCACGGGACGAAACAGCCCAGCATCGCACTGTTCGCAGCGTTGACGATCGCGTCGATCGACAGCCGCGTGATATCCCCCTGCCAGACCGACAGCACGTCTGCGAACGGATTCGCACCGCCGTATGCGTCCCGGATCGTCGGGATCGCGTCCAACCCAACCCGTCCGGCTTCGGCCGCCCGAGCCGACAGGTAAGCGTCCTGAATTTTCAAAACCTCTTCGGAAAGCGGCCCCGGCGGGCGAACGTTCATCAGCGAACGCAGCAGCCGCCGTTTCATCGCCGGATCGGACGGCGTCTTCATACCCGCGTACTCGCTTGCCTCCCGCTTAAAGGCTTCGATCAGGAAGTCAAGCCGCTCGCTTTGCGTCATCATCCGTTCCATCCTTCCGCTGCCCCTTTTCTCCGCTTTCGGCCTGACCGGAAATCTCCGCGGCGATATCGCCGACCGTCATCCCTCGCAGCGCTGCTTCCATAGCGTCCTGAATCGCGCGTAATCGGCCATCCATCGCGCGGTGAATCCTCCGTCCGACGGGACAACTCAAACTCGGGTTTTCATGAAAATGAAATAATCCCGTTTCGTCGACGCAATTCACCGCCCGGTAAACATCATAAAACGTGATTTCTCCCAGCGGCTTCGCGAGCGAGATTCCGCTCTTTCCCTGACGGATATCGATCAGTCCCGCTGCCTTTAACTGCAGCATCACTGTACGGACAATAACTGGATTAACCCCCACGCTTCCGGCAAGGAAATTGCTCGTCACGGTTTCGCGGCCTTCAAAATAATCTATACACGAAAGAATATGGACCGCAATTGTAAATCTGCTTGTGATCTGCATGAATCAGCTCCTCAATAACCTGTAGCTTAACATGCTACACAAGTTCCGACCATGCAGATCACCCAAAGCGCTTAAATTGATTACGCTCTTACAACGCTGATCCGCTGCTGAACGTGATTTCCCTGTTCAATTTCGTCAACGATCGCGATCGCATAATCTGCATAGCTGATCACGCTTTCACCACGCGAATTCAGCGTCAGCTCTTCCCCGCCGAGAAGATAACTTCCGCTCCGCTCGCCATCAGCCTGAAAATCGGCCGCAGGGCTGACGTACGTCCATTTCACATCTTTTCGCCCGCGCAATTCTTCAAGCCCCTGCGCCATCGCCGCCGCCAGCGGCTTGAACGCATCCGGAAAATCAGGTCCATCCGAAACACGGGCCGTATGCTCCGGGTTCACGTACAAACTTCCAGCGCCGCCAACGACCAGGAGGCGCGTGTCCGTACCCGAAAGCACATCACAAAGATGCGCGAGCGACGTACCATGCTGCGGAAGCGTTTCCGGCGTCCAGGCGCCAAACGCGTCGACAACCGCGTCAAATCCGCAAAGGTCTTCCACTTTCAAATCGAAGATATCCTTTCGAACATAATGCTGCGCCTGAGTACGGTTTTCATTTCTCCCAAACGCGGTTACTTCAATCCCGCGGCTAAGAGCTTCAGAAATAATCTTTTGGGCGGCTTTGCCGTTTGCTGCGACGACTGCTATTTTCATGTTTTTTTCCTCTTTCTTTTAATTATGCTTCGTTCCTGCACGCCTTGTAATATATCATATTACAGGATGCCTGTCAACTTAATTATTACAAGCAGTGCAGCCAACTGTTGAATTACCATTCCTCCTTTTGATACCGGCATTCTCATGCTTATTCATTGAAATCTTAACATAAGCTAACTTTCATTTCGATGATATTTCGTTCTCAATTCAGGGATAAATGTTCTTTCAGAGCCTGAGTTTCCAGATTAAAATACCGGGATATTCAGGTTCTGTTGTCCTCAACAGCGCGTCTCATTTTCACGTTTCCGTGATACAATATCGCCGAGGAAGGGCGGGAGATATTAACTATGCCGGTATTGTGCAGATTTTACGGAATCGTCATTCGGATGTATTTTCAACAGGCAGAGCACAATCCGTCGCATATTCACGCCTTGTATGATGAGGAAATGGCTGCGATTAATATCCGAACAGGAGAAATAATAGAAGGGCATTTACCGCCCAAAGCGTTAGCCATGGTCCGGGAGTGGATTGGCATTCACAGGAATGATCTTCTCAATATCTGGAAAACACAGGAGTTCAGGGCCCTCTCTCCGCTGGAATAAAGGAGTTATAAATGTTCCATAAGGTCAAAGCAGTCAGCGCTCTGCCAAACTATCGCCTGAGCGTCCAATTTGCCGAAGGATTAACTAAAATATATCATGTAGCCCCTCTGTTCGCTAAATGGCCGGCTTTCAGAGCGCTGGAGAACGAACCGGAACTGTTTTCCAGCGTAACGGTCGATACAGGCGGGCATGGGATCATATGGAATGATGATATAGACTTGTCATGTAACGAGCTTTTTGAAAACGGCGAGACGATCAGGACACCGTTCGATGGTCTGATAGCGTTTACCGACGCTACACAGCTTTGGGGACTGAATGAAAGCACCCTGCGAAAGGCGATTTCCTACGGAAAACTGGTCAATGGGGTTGACGCCTGCAAGTATGGAAAGCAATGGGTCATTTCCACAGAAGCCATGAAACGGGAATATGGACTGCCTGGGCCCAATCAACAATAAATTATTTTAATAAGCAGAATAAAGAGGCCTATTGATGAGCGCTCAAAACATCGCTTCTTTTACCTGAAATTATAAATAATCCTCAAGCTAAAAAAAAAAGGCCGTCCTTATTATGGACAGCCCTGTTATCAGATCTCCGGCGTTCAGCCGGTAAGCTCCTGATTAATCTTCAGACGGCTGAATTGACGCAACCATAATCCTCGATACCGCCAGAAAACCTTCGTCGGATACCGGCGAAAACGCGAATTCAAGGATATATCCCTTCTCCGTCACCATTGCCAGACATATTACATCCTCGTCATCAGGATTCGTATACGAGACCGCTGTCAAGCCGTTGATCATCATTTTTTGCACATCGGTTACGCCCAGCTCCTTTAACGCTTCGATGTAAACGTCGATATCGTCTATTTCAGCGTCAATATACTGAACGCCGATCCCAGCCGTTTCGTCTTCCGGCATAAAAAACGCGATATACCCCTCCTCGCGCATCTCGTCATCCAGCTCAACCGGCAGGAATATTTCCGGAACAAAAAACTTAACCGCGACCTCGTCAAAGGAGAAAAAACCTCCTTTCCAGTTTTCATTTTTAATCACCTCTTCGAAATCAGCCCAATTAAGTTCAACAACCTCGTCTTCCGTCTTCGTTTCAGCCTGCGCAAATACCGCCGCCGAGCCGATCAGCAGACTCAACACCAACAAAACCGCCATCAATTTTTTCATTTTCAGAAAACCTCTCTTTTCTTAAAAATATACGCCTATTCTACCCTATGTTCTACCCTGTGAAGGGAAATTCGTACACCGTGCTGCGTAAACAGCGGAAATTCTGTGTGAATAAAAAAGCCTGATTCCATATTGAACTCATCAAAAGAATCAGATAGAAAACATCCGCGCTTACAGGTTGATCAGCACGAAAACGGAGAAGGTCCCGGCTTCGTTCTCGATCGTCATCGTTCCGCCCAGCCGATTCTCCGACGACGCAACCGAAATCAACCCGATTCCGTTCTCGCGCCTGGAATCCATAGCCGCCGGATTCACTACGGACAGGCCAATCATGCCGTTCCCGATCCGCCCCGCCGATACTTTTATTTCGCGACGCTACGCAGCTTTGGGGACCGAACGAAAGCACCCTGCGAAAGGCGATTTCCTACGGAAAACTGGTCAATGGGGTTGACGCCTGCAAGTATGGAAAGCAATGGGTCATTTCCACAGAGGCCATGAAACGGGAATATGGACTACCGGCTCCAATAAACAATAAATCATTCTAATAAGTAGAATAAAGAGGTCTATTAATGAGCGTTCAAAAACAGCGTTTCTTTTATCTGAAATTATATATAATCCTCAAGCAAAAAAAGGCCGTCCGTAATATGGACAGCCCTGATATCGAATTCTCCGGCGCCTGGCCGGGTACACACTGAGATTAATCTTCAGACTCTTGAATCGACGCAATCATGACCGTCGAAACCGCCAGAAAGCCTTCGTCGGATACCGGCGAAAACGCGAACTCAAGAACATATCCCTTCTCCGTCACCAATGCCAGAACCATCACATCCTTATCATCAGGATTCGTATACGAGACCGCCGGCAAGCCGTTGACCGTCAACTTTTCCGCGTCCGTTACGCCCAGATCCTTCAACGCCTCGATATAAGCGTCGGCATCTTTCATTTCGGCGTCGACATACTGAACGCCGATCCCAGCCGATTCGTCTTTCGGCATAAAATACGCGATATACCCCTCCTCGCGCATCTCGTCATCCAGCTCAACCGGCAGGAACATTTCCGGAACATAAAACTTAATCGCGACCTCGTCAAACGAGAAAAAATCGCCTGCCCAGCTTTCATCTTTAAGCAGCTCCTCGAAATCAGCCCAATTAAGCTCAATAGCCTCGGCGTCCGCCGTCGTTTCAGCCTGCGCAAATACCGCCGCCGAACTGACCAGCAGACTCAGCACTAACAAAACCGCCATTAATTTCTTCATTTTCAGAAAACCTCTCTTTTCTTAAAAATATGAATCTATTCTACCCTATATTCCACCCTGCCAAGGAAAATTCGTGCACCGTGCTGCGTAAACAGCGGAAATCCTGCGTGAATAAAAAAAGCCAGATTCCATAAAGAATCAGATAGAAGAAAGTCCGTTTACAGGTTGATCAGTACAAGACGGAGAAGGTCCCGGCTTCATTCTCGATCGTCATCGTTCCATCCAACCGATTCACCGACGACGCAACCGAAATCAACCCGATTCCGTTCTCGCGCTCACCGTCTAAAACCGCCCAATCCAGTTTCGTTATGTCTCATGCGCGCGGCAGCGGAATAATCGGCAGCCATGAGGCTCTATCCAACAGGCATAGAATTCCCGCTGATATCCCATCTGCTCATGATTCAGGCAGTCATAAAACTGGAGACACATGCCGGATTGCAAAGACAGGCCCATGTCCCAGAAATGCAGCTCGACATGAGCAGTGGTTTCGCCAAAATTGAAAAACCCGACAGCCCATTCCGCTCCGGACAACTGCTTCACCAGAATGAACGCATCCGGGCTGCCGAAGGCGTTAAGCCGGTAACAGCTTCTGCATTCCAGATCCTGATTGATCGAGATCACATCCGGATTGGTCAGGATTTCCCGCGTCCTATCCGACATCGATCTGACGTCACAGCCAATAATTAACGGAGAATTCATCATCGCCCAAAGCACAAAATGCGTCTGGTACTCTATGCAGGTCAGCAGACTGAGCGGACGAATCCGTCCAACCATGACATTCGATAAATCCCCCGGAAGACAGACGACGAAATAGACCGCCACGGTCATCGGCAAAAGGAAAAGCCAGCGCCACAGATCGTTCAGATACGGAAAAGCAAACAGCTTCGCAAGTTTAAAACGGAGGACCCGCCAGAATACAGCCAGTTCTATCGCTGCCAGTCCCAGACAAAAGGAACACGAAGCAACCTCAAACGGCGCCTCCGGTTCGAGGAGCTCGACACTCGCGAAAATATAATCAGCATAGCCCAGCCCGTCAGCATCGCCGCGGTAAAAAAGGAAAAATAAACGGTTCGACGGGATATCCGACGGGGCCGGATACGTTCCGTGCCGACGTCAGACCCGGCTGACTTTAACCCAATCGACCGCCATGCGCGCGTCGTTGTTTTGGATTTTCACGACCGTTTCGCTCGGGAGTCCGAAATACGGGGCGCGC includes:
- a CDS encoding NADH-flavin reductase, whose product is MKIAVVAANGKAAQKIISEALSRGIEVTAFGRNENRTQAQHYVRKDIFDLKVEDLCGFDAVVDAFGAWTPETLPQHGTSLAHLCDVLSGTDTRLLVVGGAGSLYVNPEHTARVSDGPDFPDAFKPLAAAMAQGLEELRGRKDVKWTYVSPAADFQADGERSGSYLLGGEELTLNSRGESVISYADYAIAIVDEIEQGNHVQQRISVVRA
- a CDS encoding macro domain protein — its product is MTQSERLDFLIEAFKREASEYAGMKTPSDPAMKRRLLRSLMNVRPPGPLSEEVLKIQDAYLSARAAEAGRVGLDAIPTIRDAYGGANPFADVLSVWQGDITRLSIDAIVNAANSAMLGCFVPCHGCIDNAIHTFAGVQLREACERKMEALKALYGEEYTQPTAVPTITDGYNLPAKKVIHVVGPIVREELTAADEQALAACYRNTLDLCAAEGLRSVASCCLSTGVFRFPKRRAAEIAVSSAVGWLAENPGRMGRVVFNVFQDEDRDYYEELLS
- a CDS encoding transcriptional regulator is translated as MQITSRFTIAVHILSCIDYFEGRETVTSNFLAGSVGVNPVIVRTVMLQLKAAGLIDIRQGKSGISLAKPLGEITFYDVYRAVNCVDETGLFHFHENPSLSCPVGRRIHRAMDGRLRAIQDAMEAALRGMTVGDIAAEISGQAESGEKGQRKDGTDDDAKRAA